The genomic interval TTGCCGGAGTCGCCCTGCACCGCGGAGTGCGGCAGCGACGCGCTGGCGCCGTTGTAGAGCGGCGCCAGCGCCAGCGCCGGAATTACCAACAGCAGCCCGATGAAGACCGCTGCGACCGACCGCAGGGCGATGCGCCAGCGCGGTCCCGGCAGGCCCGCCGCCACTTTGCCGGCGAGCGCGACGATGGCTGCGAGTGCGAACAGGAACAGGAACGGCCGCAGGTTCGCTATCCAGAGCGCCCACAGGAAGCCGAGCGCCAGCAGTCCTACGGCACTCCAGCCGCCCACATCGGCGGCGCGCCACTTGCGGCCGAGCGCCCAGAACTCCCAGCGCGCCGGGAGCACCGGCATCCGCAGCTTGCGCAGGCTCCAGTACCAGCCCCGCTCGAGCCAGCCCGGTTTTGGTTGCCGCTCGGCGAGCTGGTTGCGGGTGCGGCGGTTCCACCAGCGCCAGTAGTTGCCAGCGGCGGAGAGCAGCGACAGCAGCACCCAGAAGCCGGGGCTGCCGCCGAAGGTGCCGGCGTACCACGCAATCCAAGCTCCTGCGACCGAGAAGTGGCCCCATCGCCGCGGGCCCGATTCATTTTCGCCCCAGTCGGCCGCCTCCCCGTCGGGGCCGAGCAGCAGCTGCCGCTGCTCGTGCTCCATCTCTGCGTCGGCTATGGCGCGCTCGCCTTCGGGGGTCAGCGCCATCACGGTGTTGAGTCGCAGGTTGTCGACCAGGTCGTCGAGCACCTCCGGCTCGGCGAAGAGCAGCCAGCGGCGTGACGGGGTGCCGACGACCAGTGCCTCGGTGCGGATGTAATACCAGAGCGCAATCAGGAACGGCGACGCGAGCCATCCCAGCCATGGAATCAGGCAGAGCAGCAGCCACGCCGGCGAGAAGCGGGGCCGCAGCCCGCGCGAAAGGTAGTCGATGCGGCTGGTGTCGATATCCCACAATTCGTCGCGCGAGCCGATGAAGAGCCGGCGGCTGGTCAGGAACGCAGACCAGCCGCGGCGGCGGTCAACCTTCAGCGCCGGATATTCCTTCAGGAACTCCTCGCCCGGCAGGAATCGTTCTTGCAGGTCCACGACGCCGGAGAGACACAGAGTTATTTAGGTTCGCAGTCGCGTGCCGCTCTACGCGAGTCGTAAGCTGGGGATCATTGTCAGGGGCTAAACTTAAGTAATCAGTCACTCTGTGAGGCTTCCATGACACCTCCCGTAGCACCCCCGCTACCGCCTCCACAGCAACAGATGGAGCCACCACCAGTGGCATATCAAGCGCCGGGAAGCGTGATGCAGTATGGCACTCCAAGAAAACCTGTGATGGTTATACTTTACAGTATATTAACGCTGGGCATTTATAGCTTATATTGGAATTATCAAATTGCAGAAGAAAACAAGAATGTGGCGGGAGTAGGCCCTGGTGGTTTGGTGCATCTGTTACTGATGTTCATACCTTTCGCAAATATATACAGAGTAATCATGATAACTGCTGAAACCGGGGAAATGCAAGCACTAAATGGCATGCCAAAAACCGTCTCGGGATTAACCTTTTTCTGGATTTTTTTACCATTACTGGGAGGTTTTGTACGGCTCTTTAAGTTACAAAACGCAGTAAACAGTGTATGGTATTTGAAAGGTGCTCCAAAAACATTCTAACACCCTGATAATTTAGCAAAAAAGGACTGATTAAGAAAATCGCACCACATGGTGCGATATTTAACTCCCCCTTGCTCCCGCACCGTGGAACCGCTCGACGGGATACGGCTCGCGATTGGCGCCGCGGCACTCGGCTACGGCGCCTGGAGCGACTGGCAGACGCGGCGCGTCCCCGACCGCACCTGGCAGATTGCCGGCGGGGCCGGGCTGGCGCTGCTGGCGGCCGAGCTGTGGCAGGCGCAGGCGAGCCCGGGGACGTGGGGGCTGGCGGTCGCCCTCGGCGTGCTGTTCTGGTATTCGCAGGTTGACGACGACGCCATCGCCGGCCGCGAGCTGGCGGCGTGGCGCGCGGCGCAGCTGGCGGGCGTCGCCGGGATGGGCTATTTCGCGCTCTTCGAAGGCTGGGACGCGCTGCTCGCGAGCGCTCAAGCGGTCGATTTGGTCGCGGCGCTGGCGCTGATGGCGATGATGTACGGCTGGTACTACTACGGCCCGACCATTGGGGGAGCAGACGTCAAGGCGCTGCTGACGGTGGCGGTGCTGGTGCCGTTCGCCCCCGACGCCGGCGCGACGCTGCACGCCTTCGGCGAACAGGGCTTCCCGTTCCCGTGGGTCGTATTCATGAATTCACTACTGCTCTACCTCGCCATCCCGGTCGGGCTGCTGGCGTGGAATATTGCACATGGTGACCTGGAAAAGCCGTGGCTGCAGGCACTGCTCGGCGTCCGCATGCCGCTCGCGCAGGCGCGCGACAGCCACGTCTGGCCGATGACGCGCGTCGTCGGCGGCCGCACCGTGCTGGCGCCGATGGTGCGCCGCGGGCTGGACCTCCCGGCTGAGTGGGACGCGCTCGACGTTGCGGACATTGAGCGCCCATGGGTCAGCCTGAAGATTCCCTACATCATCCCGCTCTTCGGCGCGTTCCTGCTCGCTGCGTTCGTCGGCGACCTCTTCTCGGAGTTGCTGGTCGCGCCGCTCGGCGAGCTATTCCAGTAGCGCCGCCAGCTCCGCCAGCACCATCGCGGTCGCACCCCACACCTTCTCGTCGCCGAGCGCGAAATAGGGGATGGCGACCGGGCGGCCGCCGAACTCGCGCGGCTCGCTGCACCGCAAGGCGCCGTCGCGCAGCGCCGCCAGCGGGACGCTGAAGAGCGACGCCACTTCGCGCTGGTCGAGCCGCCACACCGGCTCGCCCGCCAGCGTCGCGACGACCGGCGTGACCCGGAAGCGTGAGACCGGGATGGGGAGCGGCGACAGCCGCCCCAGCAGTTCCGCATCGGCTGGCGCAAGGCCGGTTTCCTCGTGCGCCTCGCGCAGCGCGCCCGCCTCCGGGCTTTCGCCTTTTTGCAGCGCGCCGCCCGGCAGCGCCACCTGCCCGGCGTGGATGCCGCCGTCGTCGGTGCGTACAATCAGCGGCAGCCGCCAAGCCCCGTCGCGCGGGAAGAGCGCCAGCAGTACCGCCGCGTCGCGGTAGCCTGCCATATCGGGGGGAAACGCGCGATTGCCCGGCGCCATATCGCGCCACGCGGCGACCCCCGGTAGCGGGGTGGCGAGCCGGGCGCGCAGCGCAGCCGGTTTCACGCTTCGGCCATGTCTGCCAGCAGCGCCAGCAGCAGGTTCCAGAACTTGGCGACGGTGGGAATCTCGACCCGCTCGTCGGGCGAGTGGGCGCCGGTAATCGTCGGGCCGAACGAGACCATGTCCATCCCCGGGACGCGCTCGCCGATGACGCCGCACTCGAGCCCGGCGTGAATTGCCCCGACTTCGGGCTCCTCGCCCAGCTGCTCGGCGTAGATGCGCTTCAGCCGCTTCAGCACCGGCGAATCGGGGTCGGGCTGCCAGCCGGGGTAGCTGCTGCTCCGCGTCGCGCTCGCGCCGCAGAGCGCCGCGATGGTTGCGATGCGTCCGCGTACGTCCTCCAGCGCCTCCATGATGGATGAGCGTGACGAGCAGACGATGCGGTAGCTGTCCCCGTCGGCAGTCACCGACGCCAGGTTGTTCGACGTCTCGACCAGTCCGGGGATGGCGTGCGAATACTTCAGCACGCCGTGCGGCAGCGCCCGCAGCAGCCCCAGCAGGCTGTCCTGCGCGCCGGCGGAGAGACACTCCGCCGGCGCGTCGTCCAGCCCTGAAAGCGTGACGCGCAGCCCCGTCTCGAGCGTGCCGAACTCGGCCTGTAGCGCCGCGGTGCGGGCGCCGACCGCAATCTGCGCGTCGGCCATCGTCGCCGGCGGCAGCAGCAGGGTTGCGAACGCCTCGCGCGGAATCGCATTGGTCTTGTCGCCCCCTCGGACCGAGACGAGCCGCGCGCCTATTGTGGCGAGCGGCTCGAGCAGCGACGCCAGCAGCACGATGGCGTTAGCGCGGTATTCGTGGATGTTGACCCCCGAATGACCACCCATCAGTCCCTCGACCGAAAGCTGGAAGCTCAGGTAATCGCCAGGCGACGCCTTGAAGCCAATGGGCAGCGTCAGTTCGCTGTCGCCGCCGCCCGCGCAGCCGATGCAGATGGCCCCCCACTCCTCGGTATCAAGGTTCAGCAGCGTCCGCCCCTGCAGCAGCGCACCGTCGAGCGCGAACGCCCCCGTCAGCCCGGTCTCCTCGTCGACGGTGAACAAGCACTCCAAAGGCGGCAGCCGCGCATTGGCCGCCATCTCGAGCAGCGCCAGCGCGGTCGCGACGCCGATGCCGTTGTCCGCCCCCAAGGTAGTCCCGTCGGCGGTGAGCCAGTCACCGTCGCGCAGTAGTCGGATGGGGTCGCAGTTGAAATCGTGCTCGACGTCGGAATTCTTCTCGCAGACCATGTCGACGTGCGACTGGATGACGACCGTCGGCGCCGACTCGCCGCCGCCGCTGCCGGGGCGACGCACGCCGATATTGCCCACCTCATCCTGTTGCCACTCAAGGCTGCGTGTGTCGGCAAACTCCTTCAGCCACGCCAGCACCTGCTCTTCCTGCTTTGACGGGCGCGGGATGCGGCTCAGCGCCGCGAAATTATCCCACAGCGCGGCCGGCTCCAGTCCCGAGATGGCGCTTGCCATGCTTGCCCACGGTGCGCCGACTTTAAGCCCGCTCCGTCAGCCGAGCCGCGCCAGCTCATCCCACAGCGCCGCGCTGGTGCGGATGCCGCCGTAAAGGCAGTCGAGCCGGAAGTGCTCGTTGGGCGAGTGCGGCATGTCCTCCGCCAGCGCGAAGCCGATGAGCAGCGGCTGCGCCCCCAGCACCGACTGGAAGTCGGCGACGACCGGAATAGTGCCGCCTTCGCGGATGAACGCCGGTTCCGCCCCGAAGCCGGTGCGCAGCGCGTGCATCGCCGCCTGCACTCCGGGCGAGTCGGTCGGCGTCAATACGGCGGGCGCGCCGGCGAAAACCCGGAGCGTCCAGCGCACGCCGACCGGCAGCCGTTCCGCGCACGCCCGGCGCAGCGCCGCCTCAATCGCGGCTGGCTCCTGTCGCGGCACCAGCCGGCAGGAGAGCTTGGCGGAAGCGCGGGCGGGCAGCACCGTCTTGGCTCCCTCGCCGGTGTAGCCGCCCCAGATGCCGTTCACCTCGAGCGTGGGCCGTGCCCAGCGCCGCTCGAGCGTCGTGTAGCCCTCCTCGCCGGCGAGAGTGGGGGCGCCCAGACCTTTTAAATATTCGTCGTCAGAAAATTCGAGCGCCGCCAGCGCCTCGCGTTCCGCCGTCTCGAGTGGCGTGACGTCATCGTAGAAGCGGGGCAGGTTGACGCTGCCGTCCGGGTTATGCAGCGTCGCGATGAACTCCGCCAGCGCGGTGGCGGGG from Candidatus Poseidoniia archaeon carries:
- a CDS encoding DUF4234 domain-containing protein, yielding MTPPVAPPLPPPQQQMEPPPVAYQAPGSVMQYGTPRKPVMVILYSILTLGIYSLYWNYQIAEENKNVAGVGPGGLVHLLLMFIPFANIYRVIMITAETGEMQALNGMPKTVSGLTFFWIFLPLLGGFVRLFKLQNAVNSVWYLKGAPKTF
- a CDS encoding aminoacyl-histidine dipeptidase, which codes for MASAISGLEPAALWDNFAALSRIPRPSKQEEQVLAWLKEFADTRSLEWQQDEVGNIGVRRPGSGGGESAPTVVIQSHVDMVCEKNSDVEHDFNCDPIRLLRDGDWLTADGTTLGADNGIGVATALALLEMAANARLPPLECLFTVDEETGLTGAFALDGALLQGRTLLNLDTEEWGAICIGCAGGGDSELTLPIGFKASPGDYLSFQLSVEGLMGGHSGVNIHEYRANAIVLLASLLEPLATIGARLVSVRGGDKTNAIPREAFATLLLPPATMADAQIAVGARTAALQAEFGTLETGLRVTLSGLDDAPAECLSAGAQDSLLGLLRALPHGVLKYSHAIPGLVETSNNLASVTADGDSYRIVCSSRSSIMEALEDVRGRIATIAALCGASATRSSSYPGWQPDPDSPVLKRLKRIYAEQLGEEPEVGAIHAGLECGVIGERVPGMDMVSFGPTITGAHSPDERVEIPTVAKFWNLLLALLADMAEA
- a CDS encoding CoA pyrophosphatase, translated to MKPAALRARLATPLPGVAAWRDMAPGNRAFPPDMAGYRDAAVLLALFPRDGAWRLPLIVRTDDGGIHAGQVALPGGALQKGESPEAGALREAHEETGLAPADAELLGRLSPLPIPVSRFRVTPVVATLAGEPVWRLDQREVASLFSVPLAALRDGALRCSEPREFGGRPVAIPYFALGDEKVWGATAMVLAELAALLE
- a CDS encoding prepilin peptidase; this translates as MEPLDGIRLAIGAAALGYGAWSDWQTRRVPDRTWQIAGGAGLALLAAELWQAQASPGTWGLAVALGVLFWYSQVDDDAIAGRELAAWRAAQLAGVAGMGYFALFEGWDALLASAQAVDLVAALALMAMMYGWYYYGPTIGGADVKALLTVAVLVPFAPDAGATLHAFGEQGFPFPWVVFMNSLLLYLAIPVGLLAWNIAHGDLEKPWLQALLGVRMPLAQARDSHVWPMTRVVGGRTVLAPMVRRGLDLPAEWDALDVADIERPWVSLKIPYIIPLFGAFLLAAFVGDLFSELLVAPLGELFQ